Proteins from a genomic interval of Bombus affinis isolate iyBomAffi1 chromosome 14, iyBomAffi1.2, whole genome shotgun sequence:
- the LOC126924487 gene encoding uncharacterized protein LOC126924487, with translation MSRRPQLTKTEQLRQAKTASLVRDIELREDAASRHQRDPFKVRRRMVRPEPKKVDFSKPGMTKAMLARVKHAEKFKEEYERKQESVTSFRTPKRTPAPIGGDARSRLCIKLLQIRMGRERTPGRKTPRITPATTPRRGVSPSRREFETVASRLPSPIKTPKTPRLPAKALPRKTTELAKMMNADIIQADPIGEGIISNIVIPPGIVSEDRTTIVNISQPPVDPESKIVSQVANRSIQVISETLDEQDAAESAAVQNRLTELQQARRDFVIAVANVGGNALHLEDESRPTTVLDSARISPVHQPTPQKKIIRVPELEDVEYTIDHPDIIAAREYMQKFKADMEAREAAKRMEEEFERIAAAEHMSDELDLDIPFEEEIYQERDISWEEDESGMAMPRPSRMKAQISPIPRQQRPYQYEPFEPEQLEKFFDVQTYPPCPQCGPPPGREHLHPDLWELEDPWYKRPPEPDMPDLIEFEESDLIRF, from the exons ATGAGTCGACGGCCTCAGTTAACAAAAACTGAACAACTTCGTCAGGCCAAAACTGCATCACTTGTAAGAGATATCGAATTAAGGGAAGATGCAGCATCCAGACACCAAAGAGACCCATTCAAAGTACGCAGGCGGATGGTTAGACCTGAGCCAAAAAAAGTAGACTTCAGTAAACCAGGAATGACTAAAGCAATGCTAGCTAGAGTAAAACATGCTGAGAAATTTAAAGAAGAATATGAACGTAAGCAAGAATCAGTTACATCATTTCGAACACCTAAAAGGACACCTGCACCAATAGGAGGTGATGCCAGGTCGCGAT TATGTATAAAATTACTTCAAATTAGGATGGGCAGGGAAAGAACACCAGGTAGAAAGACTCCACGTATAACACCAGCTACAACTCCTCGAAGAGGAGTCTCTCCATCTAGAAGAGAATTTGAAACTGTAGCCAGTCGTTTACCTTCTCCCATAAAAACTCCAAAAACACCAAGATTACCTGCAAAAGCTCTACCTAGAAAAACTACTGAATTAGCTAAAATGATGAATGCTGATATAATTCAGGCTGACCCAATTGGTGAAGGAATAATTAGTAATATTGTGATACCTCCTGGAATAGTGAGCGAAGATCGTACTACCATTGTTAATATATCACAACCACCTGTGGATCCTGAATCAAAAATAGTATCACAAGTGGCTAATCGTTCGATTCAAGTGATCAG TGAAACTCTTGATGAGCAAGATGCTGCTGAATCTGCAGCGGTACAAAATAGACTAACAGAATTACAACAAGCTAGAAGAGATTTTGTTATTGCAGTTGCAAATGTTGGTGGGAATGCTCTTCATCTTGAAGATGAAAGTCGTCCCACCACTGTACTTGATTCTGCTCGTATATCCCCTGTACATCAACCCACTCCACAAAAAAAGATTATACG AGTCCCTGAGTTAGAGGACGTTGAATATACTATCGATCACCCAGATATTATTGCTGCACGTGAATATATGCAAAAATTTAAGGCTGACATGGAAGCAAGAGAAGCAGCTAAAAGAATGGAAGAAGAATTTGAAAGAATAGCAGCAGCAGAACATATGTCAGATGAATTAGATTTAGATATTCCTTTTGAAGAAGAAATTTACCAAGAGAGAGATATCTCTTGGGAAGAAGATGAAAGTGGCATGGCTATGCCTCGTCCATCTAGAATGAAAGCTCAAATTTCTCCTATTCCTAGACAACAAAGACCTTATCAATACGAACCCTTTGAACCAGAACAATTAGAAAAATTCTTTGATGTTCAAACTTATCCACCTTGCCCACAATGTGGGCCACCACCAGGTAGAGAACATTTACATCCTGACTTGTGGGAATTGGAAGACCCATGGTACAAAAGACCTCCAGAACCTGATATGCCAGACTTAATAGAGTTTGAAGAATCTGACCTAATACGTTTCTAA
- the LOC126924089 gene encoding TGF-beta-activated kinase 1 and MAP3K7-binding protein 1-like isoform X2 codes for MNRYAIDMLETAERPNLIPFQDTQYSWTDDLPVCKQSGFSTNIIYREDGYRQEEHPFEDRSFHCRYDDSTFLYGVFDGHEGTKVANFAMQRMAAEILLGQLNGKSTDEEVKEVLRQAFIAVERGYLDSIGDLLAERTSLQFDIPDGLNSYETYQKFPHLVDKLNALNCELSAGTSAVVALIYRGKLYVANVGDSRALLCKTDANQVLRVVQLSVDHDLRNEDELLRLSHLELDIDSIRQGSRIGNQETTRCLGNYLVKGGYREFEELASATAEPVIAEPEIHGGIELDDSCKFLLLMSRGLYKSLEEVTGVDQVNIKLINFAVQEFQAQSTLTGVAQAVVDKVVRIHHDINMSNLQSTVTTGKRDDITLLVRNFNFPLPHALKSPTNQSVRFNPIVESAQITTMLENEYSSTSVTEENSDFSTTETSSTSDMYPSGAKSTNKNSRIKPYVNFSEYYENVEKRRREGTLPEGINF; via the exons ATGAATCGATATGCAATCGATATGTTAGAAAC GGCAGAACGCCCTAATTTGATACCTTTTCAGGATACTCAGTATAGTTGGACGGATGATTTGCCAGTATGTAAACAATCTG gattttctacaaatataatttatcgtGAGGATGGGTATAGACAGGAGGAACATCCATTTGAAGATCGTAGCTTTCACTGTCGCTATGATGATTCAACGTTCCTTTATGGAGTATTTGATGGGCATGAAGGCACAAAAGTTGCAAATTTTGCTATGCAGCGAATGGCTGCAGAGATTTTACTTGGACAATTAAATGGTAAATCAACAGATGAAGAAGTTAAAGAAGTTCTTAG ACAGGCGTTTATAGCTGTGGAAAGAGGATATTTAGATTCTATCGGAGACCTTTTGGCTGAACGGACCAGTTTGCAATTTGATATACCCGATGGGTTGAACTCCTATGAAACTTATCAAAAGTTTCCACATTTG GTTGATAAGTTAAATGCTTTAAATTGTGAGCTATCAGCAGGAACTAGTGCAGTTGTAGCTCTTATATATCGTGGAAAGTTATATGTTGCTAATGTTGGCGACAGTAGAGCTTTATTATGCAAAACAGATGCTAATCAAGTGTTAAGAGTTGTACAACTAAGTGTAGATCATGACTTAAGGAATGAAGATGAATTGTTAAGATTGTCTCATTTAGAATTGGATATTGATTCTATAAGGCAAG GATCTCGTATTGGAAATCAGGAAACTACACGTTGTCTTGGGAACTATCTTGTCAAAGGGGGGTACAGAGAATTTGAAGAATTAGCATCTGCCACAGCAGAACCTGTCATTGCAGAACCAGAAATTCATGGTGGCATAGAACTTGATGACTCCTGTAAATTTTTATTGCTTATGTCTCGTGGTCTATATAAATCATTAGAGGAAGTAACTGGAGTTGATCaagttaatataaaattaatcaatTTTGCAGTTCAAGAG TTTCAGGCACAATCCACTTTAACAGGAGTTGCTCAAGCTGTTGTAGATAAAGTTGTAAGAATTCATCATGACATTAATATGAGTAATTTACAAAGTACAGTAACAACTGGTAAACGAGATGATATAACTCTTCTCGTACGAAATTTTAATTTCCCGCTTCCTCATGCATTGAAAAGTCCAACTAATCAATCAGTCAGATTTAACCCAATTGTAGAATCTGCTCAGATTACAACAATGTTAGAGAACGAGTATTCAAGTACAAGCGTTACAGAAGAAAATTCCGATTTTTCAACAACTGAAACTTCATCAACATCAGATATGTATCCTTCTGGTGCAAAATCGACAAACAAAAACTCTAGAATTAAGCCTTATGTTAATTTTTCTGAATACTATGAAAATGTTGAAAAGAGACGGCGAGAAGGAACATTACCAGAAGGTATCAATTTTTGA
- the LOC126924089 gene encoding TGF-beta-activated kinase 1 and MAP3K7-binding protein 1-like isoform X1 yields the protein MNRYAIDMLETAERPNLIPFQDTQYSWTDDLPVCKQSGVGFSTNIIYREDGYRQEEHPFEDRSFHCRYDDSTFLYGVFDGHEGTKVANFAMQRMAAEILLGQLNGKSTDEEVKEVLRQAFIAVERGYLDSIGDLLAERTSLQFDIPDGLNSYETYQKFPHLVDKLNALNCELSAGTSAVVALIYRGKLYVANVGDSRALLCKTDANQVLRVVQLSVDHDLRNEDELLRLSHLELDIDSIRQGSRIGNQETTRCLGNYLVKGGYREFEELASATAEPVIAEPEIHGGIELDDSCKFLLLMSRGLYKSLEEVTGVDQVNIKLINFAVQEFQAQSTLTGVAQAVVDKVVRIHHDINMSNLQSTVTTGKRDDITLLVRNFNFPLPHALKSPTNQSVRFNPIVESAQITTMLENEYSSTSVTEENSDFSTTETSSTSDMYPSGAKSTNKNSRIKPYVNFSEYYENVEKRRREGTLPEGINF from the exons ATGAATCGATATGCAATCGATATGTTAGAAAC GGCAGAACGCCCTAATTTGATACCTTTTCAGGATACTCAGTATAGTTGGACGGATGATTTGCCAGTATGTAAACAATCTG gtgtaggattttctacaaatataatttatcgtGAGGATGGGTATAGACAGGAGGAACATCCATTTGAAGATCGTAGCTTTCACTGTCGCTATGATGATTCAACGTTCCTTTATGGAGTATTTGATGGGCATGAAGGCACAAAAGTTGCAAATTTTGCTATGCAGCGAATGGCTGCAGAGATTTTACTTGGACAATTAAATGGTAAATCAACAGATGAAGAAGTTAAAGAAGTTCTTAG ACAGGCGTTTATAGCTGTGGAAAGAGGATATTTAGATTCTATCGGAGACCTTTTGGCTGAACGGACCAGTTTGCAATTTGATATACCCGATGGGTTGAACTCCTATGAAACTTATCAAAAGTTTCCACATTTG GTTGATAAGTTAAATGCTTTAAATTGTGAGCTATCAGCAGGAACTAGTGCAGTTGTAGCTCTTATATATCGTGGAAAGTTATATGTTGCTAATGTTGGCGACAGTAGAGCTTTATTATGCAAAACAGATGCTAATCAAGTGTTAAGAGTTGTACAACTAAGTGTAGATCATGACTTAAGGAATGAAGATGAATTGTTAAGATTGTCTCATTTAGAATTGGATATTGATTCTATAAGGCAAG GATCTCGTATTGGAAATCAGGAAACTACACGTTGTCTTGGGAACTATCTTGTCAAAGGGGGGTACAGAGAATTTGAAGAATTAGCATCTGCCACAGCAGAACCTGTCATTGCAGAACCAGAAATTCATGGTGGCATAGAACTTGATGACTCCTGTAAATTTTTATTGCTTATGTCTCGTGGTCTATATAAATCATTAGAGGAAGTAACTGGAGTTGATCaagttaatataaaattaatcaatTTTGCAGTTCAAGAG TTTCAGGCACAATCCACTTTAACAGGAGTTGCTCAAGCTGTTGTAGATAAAGTTGTAAGAATTCATCATGACATTAATATGAGTAATTTACAAAGTACAGTAACAACTGGTAAACGAGATGATATAACTCTTCTCGTACGAAATTTTAATTTCCCGCTTCCTCATGCATTGAAAAGTCCAACTAATCAATCAGTCAGATTTAACCCAATTGTAGAATCTGCTCAGATTACAACAATGTTAGAGAACGAGTATTCAAGTACAAGCGTTACAGAAGAAAATTCCGATTTTTCAACAACTGAAACTTCATCAACATCAGATATGTATCCTTCTGGTGCAAAATCGACAAACAAAAACTCTAGAATTAAGCCTTATGTTAATTTTTCTGAATACTATGAAAATGTTGAAAAGAGACGGCGAGAAGGAACATTACCAGAAGGTATCAATTTTTGA
- the LOC126924089 gene encoding TGF-beta-activated kinase 1 and MAP3K7-binding protein 1-like isoform X3 has product MQRMAAEILLGQLNGKSTDEEVKEVLRQAFIAVERGYLDSIGDLLAERTSLQFDIPDGLNSYETYQKFPHLVDKLNALNCELSAGTSAVVALIYRGKLYVANVGDSRALLCKTDANQVLRVVQLSVDHDLRNEDELLRLSHLELDIDSIRQGSRIGNQETTRCLGNYLVKGGYREFEELASATAEPVIAEPEIHGGIELDDSCKFLLLMSRGLYKSLEEVTGVDQVNIKLINFAVQEFQAQSTLTGVAQAVVDKVVRIHHDINMSNLQSTVTTGKRDDITLLVRNFNFPLPHALKSPTNQSVRFNPIVESAQITTMLENEYSSTSVTEENSDFSTTETSSTSDMYPSGAKSTNKNSRIKPYVNFSEYYENVEKRRREGTLPEGINF; this is encoded by the exons ATGCAGCGAATGGCTGCAGAGATTTTACTTGGACAATTAAATGGTAAATCAACAGATGAAGAAGTTAAAGAAGTTCTTAG ACAGGCGTTTATAGCTGTGGAAAGAGGATATTTAGATTCTATCGGAGACCTTTTGGCTGAACGGACCAGTTTGCAATTTGATATACCCGATGGGTTGAACTCCTATGAAACTTATCAAAAGTTTCCACATTTG GTTGATAAGTTAAATGCTTTAAATTGTGAGCTATCAGCAGGAACTAGTGCAGTTGTAGCTCTTATATATCGTGGAAAGTTATATGTTGCTAATGTTGGCGACAGTAGAGCTTTATTATGCAAAACAGATGCTAATCAAGTGTTAAGAGTTGTACAACTAAGTGTAGATCATGACTTAAGGAATGAAGATGAATTGTTAAGATTGTCTCATTTAGAATTGGATATTGATTCTATAAGGCAAG GATCTCGTATTGGAAATCAGGAAACTACACGTTGTCTTGGGAACTATCTTGTCAAAGGGGGGTACAGAGAATTTGAAGAATTAGCATCTGCCACAGCAGAACCTGTCATTGCAGAACCAGAAATTCATGGTGGCATAGAACTTGATGACTCCTGTAAATTTTTATTGCTTATGTCTCGTGGTCTATATAAATCATTAGAGGAAGTAACTGGAGTTGATCaagttaatataaaattaatcaatTTTGCAGTTCAAGAG TTTCAGGCACAATCCACTTTAACAGGAGTTGCTCAAGCTGTTGTAGATAAAGTTGTAAGAATTCATCATGACATTAATATGAGTAATTTACAAAGTACAGTAACAACTGGTAAACGAGATGATATAACTCTTCTCGTACGAAATTTTAATTTCCCGCTTCCTCATGCATTGAAAAGTCCAACTAATCAATCAGTCAGATTTAACCCAATTGTAGAATCTGCTCAGATTACAACAATGTTAGAGAACGAGTATTCAAGTACAAGCGTTACAGAAGAAAATTCCGATTTTTCAACAACTGAAACTTCATCAACATCAGATATGTATCCTTCTGGTGCAAAATCGACAAACAAAAACTCTAGAATTAAGCCTTATGTTAATTTTTCTGAATACTATGAAAATGTTGAAAAGAGACGGCGAGAAGGAACATTACCAGAAGGTATCAATTTTTGA
- the LOC126924090 gene encoding 4-hydroxybutyrate coenzyme A transferase-like → MFGLNFRRNLESTFSKILPTKPFNMCGVRHIREPLQPLKRCPRWVCVEDAVKIINSEHLVFIQGGAATPNELIRAMTEHGVCNNLRGVRLIHMGLEGDAPFGSPEFEKHFRSVSFYISANLREAVNEGRADYIPIFLHEVPKLFYEKRIIPDVALIQVSVPDARGFCSLGVSVDCTRAAISSAKVIIAQVNEHMPRSFGDTAIHSSHIDWAVKYDCPLPCVASTPPNEIEQEIGKIIAQRLIDDGATLQLGIGNIPDAVLCSLGNHKDLGVHTEILGDTMVDLAERGNISNKMKIKHRGRTVSSLAIGTKRVYDFLHNNPFVEMLAINYVNDPRVILQQPKMTTINSCIEMDITGQICSDSLGCKMYSGFGGQLDFTRGAALGQDGRGKAIIAFPSVTSKGESKIQPVIKLGGGIVVTRAHAHYIVTEHGIANLFGKTLRQRANALIQIAHPDHRECLEKAAFERLKSNPTKYL, encoded by the exons aTGTTTGGACTTAATTTTCGTCGAAATTTGGAGTCAACATTTAGCAAAATTTTACCGACAAAACCCTTTAATATGTGCGGTGTGAGGCATATACGAGAACCCTTACAACCTTTAAAACGATGTCCACGATGGGTTTGCGTAGAAGATGCAGTGAAAATTATCAATTCAG AGCATCTTGTTTTTATACAAGGAGGTGCAGCAACACCTAATGAATTAATACGTGCTATGACTGAACATGGTGTTTGTAATAATTTACGTGGAGTACGATTAATACATATGGGTCTTGAGGGTGATGCACCATTTGGAAGTCCTGAATTTGAGA AACATTTTAGATCTGTAAGCTTTTACATCAGTGCTAATCTTAGAGAGGCTGTTAATGAAGGCAGAGCAGATTATATTCCAATATTTCTTCACGAAGTACCAAAACTTTTTTACGAGAAGAGAATTATTCCAGATGTTGCATTAATTCAAGTCAGTGTCCCAGATGCTCGTGGTTTTTGTTCTTTAGGTGTAAGCGTGGATTGTACGCGTGCTGCGATTAGTTCAGCCAAAGTTATTATTG CTCAAGTTAATGAACATATGCCAAGATCATTTGGGGATACTGCTATTCATTCTAGTCATATTGATTGGGCTGTCAAATATGACTGTCCTTTACCATGCGTAGCTAGTACTCCACCAAATGAGATTGAGCAAGAAATTGGCAAGATAATTGCACAAAGGCTAATAGATGATGGAGCAACCTTACAACTTGGGATTGGTAACATACCTGATGCTGTTCTCTGTTCTCTTGGTAATCATAAAGACTTGGGAGTCCATACAGAAATACTTGGTGATACAATGGTAGATTTAGCAGAACGAGggaatatttcaaacaaaatgaaaataaagcaTAGAGGACGTACGGTCAGTTCTCTGGCAATTGGTACGAAAAGAGTATATGACTTCTTACATAACAATCCATTTGTAG AAATGCTTGCAATTAATTACGTAAACGATCCTCGAGTAATATTACAACAACCTAAAATGACAACTATTAATTCTTGTATAGAAATGGATATTACTGGTCAAATATGTTCAGATAGTTTAGGTTGTAAAATGTACTCTGGATTTGGTGGCCAACTTGATTTTACTCGAGGTGCGGCATTGGGCCAGGATGGTCGAGGAAAAGCTATAATTGCGTTCCCTTCAGTAACAAGTAAAGGAGAAAGTAAAATTCAGCCAGTAATCAAACTTG GAGGTGGTATCGTGGTAACGAGAGCACATGCACACTACATAGTTACTGAGCATGGTATAGCAAATCTTTTTGGTAAAACGTTACGTCAAAGAGCAAATGCATTGATTCAAATTGCTCATCCTGATCATAGAGAATGTCTCGAAAAAGCTGCATTTGAAAGACTTAAATCTAATCcaacgaaatatttataa
- the LOC126924087 gene encoding 4-hydroxybutyrate coenzyme A transferase-like isoform X2: protein MTEYGARCDVRNVRLFHMHLEGEASFAKPENAKHFRSISFFIGGNVRPAVQTGHADCIPIFLHEIPRVFNEGYIKPDIALIHVTPPDHHGYCSLGTSVDCVRSAVSNSTRIVALVNKYMPRTFGDAIIHISHLDFAVEHHKPLPVHPVKPPSKEEQQIGKYIAENLVVDGATLQMGIGSIPDAVLSLLTSHQNLGIHSEMFSDGVVELVKKGCITNNRKTMHKGRIVGSFCVGSEKLYDFMNNNPFIEMLVVDYVNDPKIIAKQPNMTAINSCIEVDITGQICSDSIGTRMYSGFGGQLDFIMGAALSEDRQGKPIIALQSVTSKGESKIQPVLKSGAGVVTNRAVARYVVTEYGIASLFGKSLQQRSYELIQIAHPDHREALEKAAFARLKMMPAP from the exons ATGACTGAATATGGTGCCCGATGTGACGTGAGAAATGTACGATTGTTTCACATGCATCTTGAGGGTGAGGCATCGTTCGCTAAGCCAGAAAATGCAa AACATTTCAGATCCATCAGCTTCTTCATTGGAGGCAACGTGAGACCAGCTGTTCAAACGGGTCACGCCGACTGCATTCCAATTTTCTTACATGAGATCCCACGAGTATTTAATGAAGGATATATAAAACCAGATATTGCCCTTATCCACGTTACTCCACCTGATCACCATGGATACTGCTCACTTGGTACTAGCGTAGATTGTGTACGATCTGCTGTGAGCAATTCTACACGCATCGTAG CTTTAGTGAACAAATATATGCCAAGAACATTTGGCGATGCTATAATTCATATCAGCCATTTGGATTTCGCTGTGGAGCATCACAAACCACTTCCGGTGCATCCCGTGAAGCCGCCGTCGAAAGAGGAACAACAAATCGGTAAATATATCGCCGAAAATTTAGTAGTAGACGGAGCCACATTGCAAATGGGTATCGGAAGCATACCAGACGCGGTTCTATCGCTTCTGACAAGTCACCAGAATCTTGGAATTCATAGTGAAATGTTTAGCGATGGTGTAGTAGAGTTAGTGAAAAAGGGATGTATAACGAATAATCGCAAAACAATGCACAAAGGTAGAATCGTCGGTTCGTTCTGTGTTGGATCAGAGAAGTTGTACGATTTTATGAACAATAATCCTTTTATAG AAATGTTGGTAGTGGATTACGTGAACGATCCAAAAATAATAGCCAAACAACCGAATATGACGGCTATTAATTCGTGTATAGAAGTTGATATTACTGGTCAAATTTGTTCTGATAGTATTGGAACTAGGATGTATTCTGGATTCGGAGGACAATTAGATTTCATTATGGGTGCCGCTCTTAGCGAAGACCGTCAAGGAAAGCCTATCATTGCATTACAATCAGTTACCTCGAAGGGTGAAAGTAAAATTCAACCTGTTTTAAAGTCAG GTGCTGGTGTTGTTACAAACAGAGCAGTTGCACGATACGTGGTCACGGAATATGGAATTGCTAGTTTATTCGGTAAAAGTCTTCAACAACGATCATATGAACTAATTCAAATCGCCCATCCCGATCACAGAGAAGCGTTAGAAAAGGCGGCATTTGCACGTTTAAAAATGATGCCAGCGCCATAA
- the LOC126924087 gene encoding 4-hydroxybutyrate coenzyme A transferase-like isoform X1: MAALKRIVNLSKTLKTMTTTSRLCCPQTSRKTYFTYVNEPSMPILDKEPCWLKTADEAIEKAELDSDQLVFVQGAAATPTELLRAMTEYGARCDVRNVRLFHMHLEGEASFAKPENAKHFRSISFFIGGNVRPAVQTGHADCIPIFLHEIPRVFNEGYIKPDIALIHVTPPDHHGYCSLGTSVDCVRSAVSNSTRIVALVNKYMPRTFGDAIIHISHLDFAVEHHKPLPVHPVKPPSKEEQQIGKYIAENLVVDGATLQMGIGSIPDAVLSLLTSHQNLGIHSEMFSDGVVELVKKGCITNNRKTMHKGRIVGSFCVGSEKLYDFMNNNPFIEMLVVDYVNDPKIIAKQPNMTAINSCIEVDITGQICSDSIGTRMYSGFGGQLDFIMGAALSEDRQGKPIIALQSVTSKGESKIQPVLKSGAGVVTNRAVARYVVTEYGIASLFGKSLQQRSYELIQIAHPDHREALEKAAFARLKMMPAP; this comes from the exons ATGGCGGCTCTTAAACGAATAGTCAATCTATCTAAAACTCTTAAAACAATGACGACTACGTCTCGTCTGTGCTGTCCCCAAACATCGAGGAAGACCTATTTTACGTACGTGAACGAACCCTCTATGCCAATATTAGACAAAGAACCGTGCTGGCTCAAAACTGCCGATGAAGCGATCGAGAAAGCAGAATTAGATTCTG ATCAACTCGTATTTGTCCAAGGTGCAGCAGCTACACCTACTGAACTGTTAAGGGCGATGACTGAATATGGTGCCCGATGTGACGTGAGAAATGTACGATTGTTTCACATGCATCTTGAGGGTGAGGCATCGTTCGCTAAGCCAGAAAATGCAa AACATTTCAGATCCATCAGCTTCTTCATTGGAGGCAACGTGAGACCAGCTGTTCAAACGGGTCACGCCGACTGCATTCCAATTTTCTTACATGAGATCCCACGAGTATTTAATGAAGGATATATAAAACCAGATATTGCCCTTATCCACGTTACTCCACCTGATCACCATGGATACTGCTCACTTGGTACTAGCGTAGATTGTGTACGATCTGCTGTGAGCAATTCTACACGCATCGTAG CTTTAGTGAACAAATATATGCCAAGAACATTTGGCGATGCTATAATTCATATCAGCCATTTGGATTTCGCTGTGGAGCATCACAAACCACTTCCGGTGCATCCCGTGAAGCCGCCGTCGAAAGAGGAACAACAAATCGGTAAATATATCGCCGAAAATTTAGTAGTAGACGGAGCCACATTGCAAATGGGTATCGGAAGCATACCAGACGCGGTTCTATCGCTTCTGACAAGTCACCAGAATCTTGGAATTCATAGTGAAATGTTTAGCGATGGTGTAGTAGAGTTAGTGAAAAAGGGATGTATAACGAATAATCGCAAAACAATGCACAAAGGTAGAATCGTCGGTTCGTTCTGTGTTGGATCAGAGAAGTTGTACGATTTTATGAACAATAATCCTTTTATAG AAATGTTGGTAGTGGATTACGTGAACGATCCAAAAATAATAGCCAAACAACCGAATATGACGGCTATTAATTCGTGTATAGAAGTTGATATTACTGGTCAAATTTGTTCTGATAGTATTGGAACTAGGATGTATTCTGGATTCGGAGGACAATTAGATTTCATTATGGGTGCCGCTCTTAGCGAAGACCGTCAAGGAAAGCCTATCATTGCATTACAATCAGTTACCTCGAAGGGTGAAAGTAAAATTCAACCTGTTTTAAAGTCAG GTGCTGGTGTTGTTACAAACAGAGCAGTTGCACGATACGTGGTCACGGAATATGGAATTGCTAGTTTATTCGGTAAAAGTCTTCAACAACGATCATATGAACTAATTCAAATCGCCCATCCCGATCACAGAGAAGCGTTAGAAAAGGCGGCATTTGCACGTTTAAAAATGATGCCAGCGCCATAA